A stretch of the Thiomicrorhabdus xiamenensis genome encodes the following:
- the rodA gene encoding rod shape-determining protein RodA: MKIVDQSEQMYRRNRGFLNRLHLDGLLLLGILLLLSTSVAVVYSASGGDWDVTQRHIIRVTFALGLMVLFAQIKPSLIFLFTPFLFLFALALLIAVPLVGEIGKGAQRWLEFGPVRFQPSELMKVVLPIMVAWIFAHSSYPPSYQRIVSALLVIAISAGLIVIQPDLGTSLLIAMSGLFVIFFAGLPWKLIFGALLLAAASVPIAWEYMHDYQKQRVLTFLNPESDPLGAGYHIIQSKIAIGSGGIEGKGYLGSTQAHLEFLPESTTDFIFSVLSEEFGLIGVILLLAMYLFVIGRGLYIAASAQDQFTRLIAASLTMIFFVYVFVNIGMVSGLLPVVGLPLPLISYGGSSLVTLMISFGIMMSIQTHRKMLTE; this comes from the coding sequence ATGAAAATAGTCGATCAAAGCGAACAAATGTATCGTAGAAACCGCGGTTTCCTGAACCGTCTTCACCTCGACGGCCTATTGCTTCTTGGCATACTGCTGCTTTTGAGCACCAGCGTCGCGGTCGTTTACAGCGCCTCGGGCGGCGATTGGGATGTAACCCAGCGACATATTATTCGTGTCACTTTCGCTCTCGGGTTAATGGTGCTTTTTGCGCAGATTAAACCTTCGCTGATCTTCCTGTTCACCCCTTTTCTGTTTCTGTTTGCTCTGGCACTGCTGATAGCGGTGCCACTTGTCGGGGAAATCGGCAAAGGCGCCCAGCGCTGGCTGGAGTTCGGGCCGGTTCGCTTTCAGCCATCGGAATTGATGAAAGTGGTCCTGCCGATTATGGTCGCCTGGATTTTCGCCCACAGCAGCTATCCACCGAGTTACCAGCGCATCGTATCAGCTCTTTTGGTCATCGCGATCAGCGCCGGACTGATCGTCATTCAGCCGGATCTGGGGACCTCCCTATTGATTGCCATGTCCGGTCTATTCGTCATTTTCTTTGCCGGGCTGCCGTGGAAACTGATTTTCGGCGCTCTGCTGCTGGCAGCAGCCAGTGTTCCGATCGCTTGGGAATATATGCATGACTACCAGAAGCAGCGCGTTTTAACCTTTCTGAACCCCGAGTCCGATCCTTTAGGCGCCGGCTACCATATTATTCAGTCGAAGATCGCTATCGGCTCCGGAGGCATTGAAGGTAAAGGCTATCTGGGCAGCACTCAGGCGCATCTGGAATTTCTTCCGGAAAGTACCACTGACTTTATTTTCTCGGTGCTTTCCGAAGAGTTTGGACTGATCGGCGTCATTCTGTTACTGGCCATGTATCTGTTCGTTATCGGTCGCGGACTCTATATTGCCGCCAGCGCACAGGATCAATTTACCCGCCTGATCGCCGCCAGCCTAACGATGATTTTCTTCGTCTATGTCTTCGTCAATATCGGCATGGTCAGTGGGTTGCTGCCGGTTGTCGGACTTCCGCTTCCGCTGATCAGTTACGGAGGTAGCTCGCTGGTTACGCTGATGATCAGCTTCGGAATCATGATGTCGATTCAGACCCACCGTAAGATGTTAACCGAGTAA
- a CDS encoding D-alanyl-D-alanine carboxypeptidase family protein has product MHYTQAFSTYLRLFFLSLTVLFTPQSMATPVADALAAPVPHVVPSPPEIAGNAYLLIDFNSGRVLAEKKSNDRVEPASLTKIMTGYVVINELRNGNMKMDDMVTISKKAWKMPGSKMFIEVGKQVSVRDLIKGMVIQSGNDASVALAEHIAGSEEVFAQLMNKYAKSLGMTNTHYVNATGLPHPEHYTTAHDLAILTKALIQNFPDEYKWYSEKKFTFNGITQYNRNKLLWQDETVDGLKTGHTESAGFCLVSSAKRDEMRLVSVVLGTSSANTRIQETQKLLNYGFRFFETHKLYNAFQRLKDVTIWEGNRDLVGLGLSNDLYVTIPRGQYKNIKIDTLVEPTIKAPASQGDELGSLQITLGGEEVANRPLVALDTVEEGSFFKKLIDQLKLTFKSLFGNEA; this is encoded by the coding sequence ATGCATTACACACAAGCTTTTAGCACCTATTTGCGCCTCTTCTTTTTAAGTCTGACGGTTCTTTTCACACCGCAGAGCATGGCTACGCCGGTTGCCGACGCGCTTGCTGCACCGGTTCCGCACGTCGTGCCTTCTCCTCCGGAAATCGCCGGTAATGCCTACCTGTTGATCGACTTCAACAGCGGCCGCGTTCTGGCGGAAAAGAAATCCAATGACCGTGTAGAGCCGGCCAGTCTGACTAAAATCATGACCGGCTATGTTGTAATCAACGAACTGCGCAACGGCAATATGAAAATGGACGACATGGTTACCATTTCCAAAAAAGCGTGGAAAATGCCTGGCTCGAAAATGTTTATCGAAGTCGGCAAGCAGGTTTCGGTTCGCGACCTGATCAAGGGTATGGTTATCCAGTCCGGTAACGATGCCAGCGTCGCTCTGGCCGAGCACATCGCCGGCAGCGAAGAAGTTTTTGCGCAGTTGATGAACAAGTACGCCAAATCTCTGGGCATGACCAATACGCACTATGTCAACGCGACCGGTCTGCCACACCCTGAGCACTACACCACCGCTCACGACCTGGCTATTCTGACTAAAGCATTGATCCAGAACTTCCCGGACGAGTACAAGTGGTATTCTGAAAAGAAATTCACTTTTAACGGCATTACACAATACAACCGCAATAAACTGTTGTGGCAGGACGAGACGGTTGACGGCCTGAAAACCGGTCATACCGAAAGTGCCGGTTTCTGTCTGGTCTCTTCCGCCAAACGCGACGAAATGCGTCTGGTCAGTGTGGTTCTTGGAACCAGCAGTGCCAACACCCGTATTCAGGAAACGCAAAAGCTACTTAACTACGGTTTCCGTTTCTTTGAAACACACAAACTGTACAACGCTTTCCAGCGTCTTAAAGACGTAACCATCTGGGAAGGGAATCGCGACTTGGTCGGCCTTGGCTTGAGCAACGACCTGTATGTCACCATCCCTCGCGGGCAGTACAAAAACATCAAGATCGACACCTTGGTCGAGCCTACTATCAAGGCTCCGGCCAGCCAAGGCGATGAACTTGGTTCACTACAGATCACGCTAGGCGGTGAAGAAGTCGCTAACCGACCTCTGGTCGCTTTAGATACCGTCGAAGAAGGTTCTTTCTTCAAGAAACTGATCGACCAGCTGAAGTTGACTTTCAAGTCTTTATTCGGTAACGAAGCCTGA
- a CDS encoding YbeD family protein has protein sequence MTKDLHTPDSETLIEFPCDYKLKAMGRNHDEFIDLVYEITCKYAPNTPRENIYINNSKGQKFISVNITFYATCIEQIHGIYGDLKKHPEVLMTL, from the coding sequence ATGACAAAAGATTTACACACTCCCGATAGCGAAACGCTGATTGAATTCCCGTGTGACTATAAACTCAAAGCAATGGGCCGCAACCATGACGAGTTTATCGATCTGGTGTATGAAATTACCTGTAAATACGCACCCAATACACCGCGGGAAAATATCTATATCAATAACTCGAAAGGCCAAAAATTCATTTCGGTGAATATTACCTTCTATGCTACCTGTATCGAACAGATTCACGGCATTTACGGTGACCTGAAAAAGCATCCTGAAGTCCTGATGACCCTTTGA
- the lipB gene encoding lipoyl(octanoyl) transferase LipB, translating to MDLIVKQLGRQDYQTTWQAMQAFTQQRGEETPDELWIVEHSPVYTQGLNGKSEHLLRPNPEIPVVQTDRGGQITYHGPGQLVIYILVDLKRRKLGVRALVSIIENAIIELLATFHIEAVARADAPGVYVNGQKIASLGLKIRKQKSYHGLALNVDMDLTPFQAINPCGLLGMQMAQLSDFVTAAQRPELSELGAHLCRILQQQLDAGAPTGTQ from the coding sequence ATGGACTTGATTGTCAAACAACTCGGCCGGCAGGACTATCAAACAACCTGGCAGGCGATGCAGGCGTTTACCCAGCAACGCGGCGAAGAGACCCCGGATGAATTGTGGATCGTCGAACATTCTCCGGTTTACACTCAGGGGCTCAACGGCAAGAGCGAACACCTGCTGCGCCCAAACCCGGAAATCCCGGTTGTGCAAACCGATCGTGGCGGCCAGATCACCTATCACGGCCCTGGACAGCTGGTGATCTATATTCTCGTAGACCTCAAACGACGCAAGCTCGGTGTGCGTGCACTGGTCAGCATTATCGAAAACGCCATTATCGAACTGCTTGCGACCTTTCATATCGAAGCCGTAGCCCGTGCCGATGCGCCCGGAGTCTATGTCAACGGACAAAAGATCGCCTCGCTCGGTCTGAAAATCCGCAAGCAGAAGAGTTATCACGGACTGGCATTGAATGTCGATATGGACCTCACCCCCTTTCAGGCAATTAATCCTTGCGGTTTGCTTGGTATGCAAATGGCGCAACTCAGCGATTTCGTCACAGCTGCACAACGTCCTGAACTCAGTGAGTTAGGAGCCCATCTGTGCCGTATTCTGCAACAGCAACTGGATGCCGGCGCCCCCACAGGCACTCAGTAA
- the lipA gene encoding lipoyl synthase, with protein sequence MSQPPQRQEITIEQIGSIKERNAAMPKGQYKTKSLKHRPDPNAEKLKKPRWIKAQLPKAKDIHRIRELKNIMREQGLHSVCEEASCPNLGECFGHGTATFMIMGDICTRKCPFCDVTHGRPKPLNQEEPAHLARTVKAMGLNYIVITSVDRDDLRDGGAQHFVDCVHELREQSPNTKIETLVPDFRGRLSVALETLSKQPPDVLNHNLETIPRLYEEARPGADYQSSLDLLKRFKEMHPEVKTKSGLMVGLGESMEELLQVMRDLRANNVEMLTVGQYLQPSSYHLAVKKYWTPQEFKQVEEAGYEMGFENVASGPMVRSSYHADLQAKNDNGKQDIQFNAL encoded by the coding sequence ATGTCTCAACCGCCGCAGCGACAAGAGATTACTATCGAGCAAATCGGCTCTATAAAAGAGCGCAATGCCGCTATGCCCAAAGGGCAGTACAAAACCAAATCTCTGAAACACCGCCCGGACCCGAATGCGGAAAAGCTTAAAAAACCGCGCTGGATTAAAGCCCAGTTACCGAAAGCCAAAGACATTCACCGTATTCGCGAATTAAAAAACATCATGCGTGAGCAGGGTTTACACAGTGTCTGTGAAGAAGCCTCCTGCCCGAATCTGGGCGAGTGTTTCGGGCACGGCACGGCTACCTTTATGATTATGGGCGACATCTGTACCCGTAAATGCCCTTTCTGCGACGTTACCCACGGCCGCCCGAAACCGCTTAATCAGGAAGAGCCGGCCCATCTGGCGCGCACGGTTAAAGCGATGGGATTGAACTATATCGTGATCACTTCGGTTGACCGCGACGATCTACGCGACGGCGGCGCGCAACATTTTGTCGACTGTGTCCACGAGCTCAGAGAACAATCGCCAAACACCAAAATCGAAACACTGGTACCGGATTTCCGCGGCCGTCTCAGCGTGGCCTTGGAAACCCTATCCAAACAGCCGCCGGATGTCCTCAACCATAATCTGGAAACCATTCCTCGCCTATATGAGGAAGCGCGCCCAGGTGCCGACTACCAATCGTCACTGGACCTGCTGAAACGTTTCAAGGAAATGCACCCGGAAGTGAAAACAAAATCCGGTCTGATGGTCGGCCTTGGCGAAAGCATGGAAGAGTTGTTGCAGGTCATGCGTGATTTGCGTGCTAACAATGTTGAAATGCTAACCGTCGGCCAATATTTACAACCGAGCAGTTATCATTTGGCGGTCAAAAAGTACTGGACGCCGCAAGAGTTCAAACAGGTTGAAGAAGCCGGTTACGAAATGGGCTTCGAGAATGTGGCATCCGGCCCGATGGTCAGATCGTCCTACCACGCCGATCTGCAGGCCAAAAACGATAACGGCAAACAAGATATTCAATTCAATGCGCTTTAA
- a CDS encoding Hsp33 family molecular chaperone HslO, which produces MAQDVIQRFLFKEHSIRGQVIQLDEAWQKMTHDRHYPEVISQLLGELTAVSVILASGLKHDGKITLQIQGKGPVNLLVVEVTHDFKLRGVAKTSQPIENQKTMDELLGNGQILVTLENNQTNSHFQSYVPREGDTVAKCFETFFQQSEQLPSRLWLAADENQLGGLLLQKMPDTDNKDADAWDRVSHLAETVKDEELMQLPSEELLHRLFHEETVELFEGNTVVYECPQDKSRVDDMLRKLGEEEVREMLEEQGEIVIHNEICNYHIRYDAEDVDALFAKHETLQ; this is translated from the coding sequence ATGGCACAAGATGTAATTCAGCGTTTTCTATTTAAAGAACACAGTATTCGCGGGCAGGTAATCCAGCTGGACGAAGCCTGGCAAAAGATGACCCATGATCGCCACTATCCTGAGGTAATCAGTCAACTGTTAGGCGAACTGACCGCGGTCAGCGTTATTCTGGCCAGCGGTCTGAAACACGACGGCAAGATCACCTTGCAGATTCAAGGCAAAGGTCCGGTCAACCTGCTGGTGGTTGAAGTAACCCATGACTTCAAACTCCGCGGAGTGGCTAAAACCTCTCAGCCAATCGAAAATCAGAAGACAATGGATGAACTGCTTGGTAATGGACAGATACTGGTCACACTGGAAAATAACCAGACCAACAGTCACTTCCAGAGCTATGTTCCTCGTGAAGGTGACACGGTAGCGAAATGTTTTGAAACCTTCTTCCAACAATCCGAACAGCTGCCTTCCAGATTATGGCTGGCCGCTGACGAGAATCAGCTTGGCGGCCTACTGTTGCAGAAAATGCCGGATACCGACAACAAGGATGCTGACGCCTGGGATCGCGTCAGCCATCTGGCGGAAACGGTCAAAGATGAAGAATTGATGCAATTGCCGAGCGAGGAATTGTTGCATCGCTTGTTCCATGAAGAAACCGTCGAACTTTTCGAAGGCAATACCGTTGTCTATGAATGTCCGCAAGACAAATCACGTGTCGATGATATGCTGCGTAAACTCGGTGAAGAAGAAGTTCGCGAAATGCTCGAAGAACAGGGAGAGATCGTTATTCACAATGAGATCTGTAACTATCATATCCGCTACGATGCCGAGGATGTTGATGCCCTGTTTGCAAAACACGAAACACTACAATAA
- the yaaA gene encoding peroxide stress protein YaaA, with translation MLMLVSPAKSLDEKTPVQTATATQFQFAEEAKELIEQLQQLGPVEIGQLMSISEKLSELNYQRFQEWAYPFAEDRAKQAAWLFKGDVYQGLDAYSLDQESIDYLQNHLRILSGLYGLLKPCDLMLPYRLEMGTKFANHKGKDLYQFWGAKLSESLNRDLQAQGSKTIVNLASNEYFKAIDKKALNGRIITPIFKDWKGGKYKIISFHAKKARGLMARYAADHKLEEAEGLKYFDYQGYKFEPEMSNETDWVFTRKLEE, from the coding sequence ATGTTAATGCTTGTTTCTCCGGCCAAGTCGCTGGATGAAAAGACGCCGGTTCAGACTGCGACCGCGACCCAGTTTCAGTTTGCTGAGGAAGCCAAGGAGCTGATTGAGCAGCTGCAGCAGCTTGGACCGGTGGAGATCGGCCAACTGATGAGCATCAGCGAAAAACTTTCCGAGTTGAATTACCAGCGATTTCAGGAGTGGGCTTATCCGTTTGCTGAAGATAGAGCAAAGCAGGCGGCATGGCTTTTCAAAGGGGATGTCTATCAGGGGCTGGATGCGTACAGCCTGGATCAGGAGTCGATCGATTATCTGCAGAATCATCTACGTATCCTGTCCGGTCTTTACGGGCTCTTGAAACCGTGTGATCTGATGTTGCCATACCGTCTGGAAATGGGCACCAAGTTCGCTAACCATAAAGGTAAGGATCTATACCAGTTCTGGGGGGCGAAATTAAGCGAGTCTCTGAACCGGGATCTGCAAGCGCAGGGCAGCAAGACAATCGTAAATCTGGCGTCGAATGAGTATTTCAAAGCGATTGATAAAAAAGCGTTGAATGGACGGATCATTACGCCGATTTTCAAGGATTGGAAAGGTGGTAAATATAAGATTATCAGCTTCCATGCGAAAAAGGCGCGCGGTCTGATGGCGCGTTATGCGGCGGATCACAAGTTGGAGGAAGCCGAAGGGCTTAAATATTTCGATTATCAGGGTTATAAATTTGAGCCGGAAATGTCGAATGAAACCGACTGGGTCTTTACGCGCAAACTGGAAGAATAA
- the minE gene encoding cell division topological specificity factor MinE — translation MALLDYLLGQRKKKSANLAKDRLQILLAHERTESKAPDYLPKMRDEILQVIAKYVEIDQDQLKISIDEENGFEVLELNLVLPEDK, via the coding sequence ATGGCTTTACTAGACTATCTACTCGGGCAACGAAAAAAGAAGTCTGCAAATCTGGCAAAGGATCGCTTGCAGATCCTTTTAGCGCATGAAAGAACGGAATCCAAAGCGCCGGACTATCTGCCGAAAATGCGTGATGAAATTTTGCAGGTAATTGCTAAATACGTTGAAATCGATCAGGATCAGTTGAAGATCTCAATTGATGAAGAGAACGGTTTCGAGGTTCTGGAGCTGAACCTGGTTCTTCCGGAAGATAAGTAA
- the minD gene encoding septum site-determining protein MinD, with product MSRVIVVTSGKGGVGKTTTSASISTALALKGNKVAVIDFDVGLRNLDLIMGVERRVVYDFVNVVQGEATLKQALIKDKRVEGLYILAASQTRDKDALTLEGVEKVIEELKADGFDYIICDSPAGIEKGAQLALYFADEAIVVTNPEVSSVRDSDRILGILQAKSRRAEKGDDPVVEHLVLTRYNPGRVNAGEMLSHDDVIDLLSIKLLGVVPESQEVLNASNSGEPVVLNDNSDAAQAYLDIVERFLGEEKEHRFLTEEKKGFLNKLFGKK from the coding sequence GTGTCAAGAGTCATAGTGGTCACTTCTGGAAAGGGCGGAGTCGGTAAAACCACGACGAGCGCGAGCATTTCAACGGCGCTGGCGCTGAAAGGCAACAAGGTTGCGGTTATCGATTTTGATGTAGGTCTGCGTAATCTGGATCTGATTATGGGTGTCGAGCGCCGCGTAGTTTACGATTTCGTCAATGTCGTGCAGGGTGAAGCGACCCTTAAACAGGCATTGATTAAAGATAAACGTGTTGAAGGTCTGTATATTCTGGCCGCTTCACAGACTCGTGATAAAGACGCTTTGACACTGGAAGGCGTTGAGAAAGTCATCGAAGAGCTTAAAGCGGACGGCTTTGACTACATTATCTGTGACTCTCCGGCCGGTATCGAGAAGGGCGCTCAGCTGGCGCTGTATTTCGCGGACGAGGCGATTGTCGTGACCAACCCGGAAGTTTCTTCAGTGCGCGATTCCGACCGTATTCTGGGGATTCTGCAAGCCAAATCGCGCCGTGCCGAGAAGGGTGATGATCCGGTTGTCGAGCATCTTGTACTAACCCGCTATAACCCTGGCCGAGTCAATGCCGGTGAAATGCTGTCGCATGATGACGTTATCGACCTGCTAAGCATCAAGCTATTGGGTGTAGTCCCTGAATCACAGGAAGTATTGAATGCTTCAAACTCGGGTGAGCCTGTTGTTTTGAACGACAACTCCGATGCGGCTCAGGCGTACCTGGATATTGTTGAGCGTTTCTTGGGTGAAGAGAAGGAGCACCGTTTCCTGACTGAAGAGAAGAAAGGCTTCCTTAATAAACTATTCGGGAAAAAATAA
- the minC gene encoding septum site-determining protein MinC, whose protein sequence is MSEKVIELKGSVLSLTVLHLHSADINETKAALARKIEQAPSFFVGIPIILEPKIEISDPTFLALLVEYLHQLQMIPIGLRSQDPMIQSQANFAGLAIFPEDTRRPTTKEKKEEPAADQQAAQEQQNYAPVVLDDGGLKSALVIERAVRSGQQVYAKDRDLIILGSVNPGAEIIADGNITVFGKMQGKAIAGSSGEMEAKIFAKQLDPELVCIAGVYQLADDIAEEFKGNGLVEVKLQQEQLVINHI, encoded by the coding sequence ATGTCTGAAAAAGTCATAGAATTAAAAGGTTCGGTACTCTCTCTTACCGTTCTGCATCTCCACTCAGCGGATATTAATGAAACCAAAGCGGCTCTGGCCAGAAAGATCGAGCAGGCACCGAGTTTCTTTGTCGGAATTCCGATCATTCTCGAACCTAAAATTGAAATCAGCGATCCGACTTTTCTCGCCTTGCTGGTTGAGTACCTGCATCAGTTGCAGATGATTCCGATCGGATTGCGTTCGCAGGATCCGATGATTCAGAGTCAGGCGAACTTCGCCGGTCTGGCAATTTTCCCGGAAGATACGCGTCGTCCGACGACCAAAGAGAAAAAAGAAGAGCCGGCCGCTGACCAGCAGGCGGCGCAAGAGCAACAGAATTATGCACCTGTGGTATTGGACGACGGCGGATTGAAGTCTGCGTTGGTGATCGAGCGTGCGGTGCGTTCCGGACAACAGGTTTATGCGAAAGACCGCGACCTGATTATTTTGGGGTCGGTCAATCCGGGTGCGGAGATTATTGCTGACGGTAATATCACCGTTTTCGGTAAAATGCAGGGCAAGGCGATTGCCGGTTCATCCGGTGAAATGGAGGCGAAAATTTTTGCCAAGCAGCTGGATCCGGAACTGGTTTGCATCGCCGGTGTTTATCAGCTGGCGGACGACATTGCCGAAGAGTTCAAAGGCAACGGTCTGGTTGAAGTCAAATTACAACAAGAACAATTGGTGATAAACCATATTTAA
- a CDS encoding pseudouridine synthase, with the protein MRLNQYLSRYGVCSRRAADRLVRSGKVEVNGLPAELGMQVSEADQIRVAGRPVANFLPESWFVLYHKPRGVVCSKAHEVEGNLTQALIDAGLALPSHWLPIGRLDKDSEGLLLLTNQGQFADALLHKRQGKDKIYLVTVDKVVSEAQQRQLADGMLLGEQKTLPCSVSLLAPNILQIVLQQGLHRQIRRMCRQVGLQVLRLQRVEFAGLPLSGLASGQWRHLSEKEIDLLQRNLR; encoded by the coding sequence TTGCGCCTTAATCAATACCTCAGTCGTTACGGAGTCTGCTCCCGCCGTGCGGCCGACCGCTTGGTCAGATCCGGTAAAGTCGAAGTAAACGGTCTTCCGGCCGAGTTGGGGATGCAGGTTTCCGAAGCGGATCAGATTCGTGTCGCAGGCCGTCCGGTCGCCAATTTTCTTCCCGAGAGCTGGTTTGTGCTTTATCACAAGCCCAGAGGCGTGGTCTGTTCAAAAGCGCACGAGGTTGAGGGGAATCTGACGCAAGCCTTGATCGATGCAGGGCTTGCTCTGCCGTCGCACTGGCTTCCGATCGGACGTCTGGACAAAGATTCGGAAGGCTTGCTGCTTTTGACCAACCAGGGGCAGTTTGCCGATGCTCTGCTGCACAAGCGTCAGGGTAAGGACAAAATTTATCTGGTCACTGTCGATAAAGTCGTCAGCGAAGCGCAGCAACGACAGTTGGCGGACGGCATGCTGTTAGGCGAACAAAAGACCTTGCCTTGCAGTGTTTCCCTGCTGGCGCCGAATATTCTGCAGATAGTATTGCAGCAGGGGTTGCACCGGCAGATTCGACGTATGTGTCGACAGGTCGGGCTGCAGGTTCTGCGTCTGCAGCGTGTCGAGTTCGCCGGTTTGCCGCTAAGTGGTCTGGCTTCGGGGCAGTGGCGCCACCTGAGTGAGAAGGAAATTGACCTGCTGCAACGTAATTTGCGATAG
- the murU gene encoding N-acetylmuramate alpha-1-phosphate uridylyltransferase MurU, which translates to MSEVNAFIPCAMILAAGRGNRLRPLTDKLPKPLVPLCGVPLIEYHLRKLAAAGIRKVVINHAWLGQQIEEGLGNGERWGLEIDYSPEPEGGLETAGGIINALPKLGEEPFLLINGDVYCDYDFNCLVQSARQLQQSSGKMGHLTLVPSPAFNAKGDFGLHNGLVSEQGEFTFAGLSVLKPQLFSGMKVDFIALAPILRAAMNKQLLDGEVFHGYWSDIGTLDRLQEAQQHLCPDA; encoded by the coding sequence ATGAGTGAGGTAAACGCGTTTATTCCGTGTGCGATGATTCTGGCCGCCGGACGCGGTAACCGTCTGCGTCCCTTAACCGATAAACTTCCCAAACCGCTGGTGCCGCTGTGTGGCGTGCCTTTGATCGAGTATCATCTGCGGAAATTGGCGGCTGCCGGAATCCGTAAAGTGGTGATCAATCATGCCTGGCTTGGCCAGCAGATTGAAGAGGGTTTGGGAAACGGAGAGCGTTGGGGGCTGGAAATCGATTATTCGCCCGAACCCGAAGGCGGTCTGGAAACGGCTGGGGGGATTATTAATGCATTGCCGAAACTGGGCGAAGAGCCGTTTTTGTTGATTAACGGCGATGTTTACTGTGACTATGACTTTAACTGCTTGGTGCAGTCTGCACGCCAACTGCAACAGTCTTCCGGAAAAATGGGGCATTTAACGCTTGTACCGAGCCCGGCGTTCAATGCCAAGGGGGATTTCGGCCTGCATAACGGACTAGTGAGTGAACAGGGCGAATTTACGTTTGCCGGGTTGAGCGTGTTGAAGCCGCAGTTGTTTTCCGGGATGAAAGTCGATTTTATTGCGCTGGCACCGATTCTTAGGGCGGCAATGAACAAGCAGCTGCTCGACGGCGAAGTGTTTCATGGCTATTGGTCGGATATCGGTACGCTGGATCGGTTGCAGGAAGCTCAGCAGCATTTATGTCCTGACGCCTAA